The sequence TTTTATattacacccagctttcccggggtCCTGAATAGCAGAATTGCTGATGGTCTCTGGACTTACCTGCTGCgcagatcacatgaccagaggcTGGGAGTCTGAGCTGGTGCTGTACACGGACTGGAGGCTTCCCTTATATATGGGGGCCCTCTGCTCCCCGTCCaccctgccaggaggaggagacaacaCGGCATAAGAGATCCGGGGAGGGGGGTGCACGGGGGGAGACCCGGGGCGGGGGGTGCACGGGGGGAGACCCGGGGAGGGCGGTGCACGGGGGGAGACCCGGGGAGGGGGGTGCACGGGGGGAGACCCGGGGAGGGGGGTGCACGGGGGGAGACCCGGGGAGGGGGGTGCACGGGGGGGAGACCCGGGGAGGGGGGTGCACGGGGGGGAGACCCGGGGAGGGGGGATGCACGGGGGGAGACCCGGGGAGGGCGGTGCACGGGGGGAGACCCGGGGAGGGCGGTGCACGGGGGGAGACCCGGGGAGGGGGGTGCACGGGGGGAGACCCGGGGAGGGGGGTGCACGGGGGGGAGACCCGGGGAGGGGGGATGCACGGGGGGAGACCCGGGGAGGGCGGTGCACGGGGGGAGATCCGGGGAGGGGGGTGCACGGGGGGAGACCCGGGGAGGGGGGTGCACGGGGGGAGACCCGGGGAGGGGGGTGCACGGGGGGAGACCCGGGGAGGGGGGTGCACGGGGGGAGACCCGGGGAGGGGGGTGCACGGGGGGAGACCCGGGGAGGGGGGTGCACGGAGGAGACCCGGGGAGGGGGGTGCACGGGGGGAGACCCGGGGAGGGGGGTGCACGGGGGGGAGATCCGGGGAGGGGGGTGCACGGGGGGGGAGATCCGGGGAGGGGGGTGCACGGGGGGAGACCCGGGGAGGGGGGTGCACGGGGGGGAGACCCGGGGAGGGGGGTGCACGGGGGATACCCCGGTGGGTGCTGGGGACTCACAGGCTGATCTGCGGCTTCTTCCTCTGGCGGTTGCGGTGGCGCAGGAGGAGGGACAGGAGGGTGAACACCAGGACGCTCAGCAGGACGGTGGGGACAGCGATGAAGAGGAGGATGTCCCCGAAGCTCAGGCCGGACACCACACCTGCAGAGACACCAGACACAGGTCAGCACCAGGAGAGTCATCAGGGAGGGGCCAGGAGTCCCCCAGGACCAGCACTTACCTCGGACCTCCAGGGGGTTCTGGTCCACGACCCGCAGCTGGAAGGAGCGGCTCCTCACCAGGCTCCTCATGTCCGGGTGCCGGGCCTGGCACATGTACCGCCCCTCCGACTCCTCATTCACATTCCTGAGCACCAGCGTATCCGAGGGCAGGATCCAATCACTGAGCTGGAGAAAGGGGGAGGGACAAAGGGAGGGGTCAGAGAGGCGGGGCCTTCCATCATTACAGGAGTCCATACAACGAGGACAGAAGAGGCTCTTCTATAGCGCCCCCTACTCACCTCCTGACTCCACTCATACAGAGGGGGCCGCGAGGCCGAGGCAGAACACTGCACCTCCACCGTGGACCCTCGCTCCGCCCACAGGACATCAGA comes from Engystomops pustulosus chromosome 6, aEngPut4.maternal, whole genome shotgun sequence and encodes:
- the LOC140066235 gene encoding tyrosine-protein kinase-like otk, giving the protein MKAAVCVLGLALLCSSASPGASAGLTISGPQAPVLEGDDVTLECLSDSDYDMTNYTFQKYSRWMRSWVSLDSSQYLRCWYFSVNITRSDERLLMHLKDISEWRNGPYRCVRTDNRTGEVEASEPINISVIFLQGISMRRLHSWSGSVSDVLWAERGSTVEVQCSASASRPPLYEWSQELSDWILPSDTLVLRNVNEESEGRYMCQARHPDMRSLVRSRSFQLRVVDQNPLEVRGVVSGLSFGDILLFIAVPTVLLSVLVFTLLSLLLRHRNRQRKKPQISLVDGEQRAPIYKGSLQSVYSTSSDSQPLVM